In Oryza sativa Japonica Group chromosome 3, ASM3414082v1, one DNA window encodes the following:
- the LOC4331644 gene encoding uncharacterized protein translates to MVKAYLRYEPAISFGVVASPESNVAYDPSGRLLLAAALDRFAAWDLKRGLPSLSFATAAPSPSLAVSCLATFPSAASASASSIASGHADGSIRLWDTETGSCEATLHGHRSAASALVFGPSGAIIASGSKDCDIILWDVVGQAGLYRLRGHRDQVTGLVFLDSGKKLVSCSKDKLIRVWDLDTQHCLQIVGGHRSEIWSIDVDPSERFLVSGSADQELRVFTVRKSAEEGEDWSKWDMLKLFGEIPRQSKERVATVKFNKNGNLVACQVAGKTVDIYRVLDETEAARKAKRRMHRKKEKALAKSMAAEGNGTVIDPLSAQDLQNPTPVVTDIFKLLHVLRVNKKICSVAFSPNNPPKGCLATLSLSLNNNMLETYSVDNENVSNMYSIEMHGHRSDIRSLALNSEDNLLMSTSHNAVKIWNPSTGDCLRTIDSDYGLCSAFVPGNRYALVGTKSGTLEIIDINSGSSIEVIEAHAGSIRSIVLIPNEDGTAGAWGFVTGSADHDVKFWEYQLMQKSDNDSKQLSVTNVKTLKMNDDVLAVTISPTGNHIAVALLDGAVKVFTMDSLKFALTLYGHKLPVLCMDISSDGVLIVTGSADKNLKIWGMDFGDCHKSIFAHTDSVMDVKFVSKTHYMFSVGKDRTVKYWDADKFELLLTLEGHHAEVWCLAISSRGDFIVTGSHDRSIRRWDRTEEQLFIEEEQEKRLEETFEADLDSAMDHKYGQKDGAPDEGSVGVPGRKTKETVTAADAIIDALDTAEEEVKRLDQHQEGQNNGNGTTFQPNVIMQGQSPSDYVLNVVSNVRPNDLEQALLSLPFSDALKIMSYLKEWSMVPLKVELVCRVCLVLLQTHHSQLTTTPSARSILTELKGILYSRVKECKDAIGFNLAAMDHIKELLAMRSDAPFRDARAKLMEIRQEQSRRSDRSDGAEKRKKKKRRTSGES, encoded by the exons ATGGTGAAGGCCTACCTCCGGTACGAGCCGGCGATCTCCTTCGGCGTGGTCGCCTCCCCGGAGTCCAACGTCGCGTACGacccctccggccgcctcctcctcgccgccgccctcgaccgCTTCGCCGCCTGGGACCTCAAGCgcggcctcccctccctctccttcgccaccgccgccccgtcCCCCTCCCTCGCCGTCTCCTGCCTCGCCAccttcccctccgccgcctccgcctccgcctcctcg ATTGCGAGTGGGCACGCCGATGGGAGCATCAGGCTATGGGACACGGAGACCGGCTCCTGTGAGGCGACCCTCCATGGCCACCGCTCTGCGGCTTCCGCCCTCGTATTCGGCCCCTCTGGCGCCATCATCGCCTCTGGCAGTAAGGACTGTGACATTATCCTTTGGGATGTAGTTGGACAGGCCGGCCTTTATCGACTCCGTGGCCACCGTGATCAG GTCACGGGTTTGGTGTTTCTGGATTCAGGGAAGAAACTAGTGAGCTGCTCCAAGGATAAGTTAATCCGGGTTTGGGACCTTGACACGCAGCACTGCCTTCAGATTGTTGGTGGCCACCGCAGTGAAATATGGTCAATTGATGTGGATCCCAGCGAGAGGTTTTTGGTGTCTGGGTCGGCCGATCAAGAGCTGCGGGTGTTTACGGTCCGGAAATCTGCTGAGGAGGGTGAGGATTGGAGCAAGTGGGATATGCTGAAGCTATTTGGTGAGATTCCAAGGCAAAGCAAGGAAAGGGTAGCGACTGTTAAGTTCAATAAGAACGGTAATCTTGTGGCATGCCAGGTGGCTGGGAAGACGGTGGATATTTATAGGGTTCTTGATGAAACAGAGGCAGCACGGAAGGCCAAGAGGAGGATGCACAGAAAGAAGGAGAAGGCTTTGGCCAAATCCATGGCTGCTGAAGGGAATGGTACTGTTATAGATCCTTTGTCGGCTCAAGACTTGCAGAATCCCACTCCTGTTGTCACCGATATATTTAAGCTTCTCCATGTTTTGCGGGTTAACAAGAAAATTTGCTCTGTCGCATTTTCTCCAAACAATCCACCAAAAGGTTGCCTTGCCACCTTGTCTCTATCTCTGAATAATAACATGCTTGAGACATACTCAGTGGATAATGAGAATGTGTCGAATATGTATTCCATTGAGATGCATGGACACCGTTCTGATATTAGGAGTCTTGCACTTAACTCAGAGGACAACCTCCTGATGTCAACAAGTCACAATGCTGTTAAGATATGGAATCCTAGTACTGGCGACTGTCTCCGGACAATTGATTCTGATTATGGATTGTGCAGTGCATTTGTTCCTGGAAATCGGTATGCCCTTGTAGGCACAAAGAGTGGTACTTTGGAGAttatagatattaatagtgGAAGCTCTATTGAGGTTATAGAAGCTCATGCTGGTTCCATACGATcaattgtactcattccaaacGAGGATGGAACTGCTGGTGCATGGGGTTTTGTCACTGGAAGTGCTGATCATGATGTCAAGTTCTGGGAATACCAATTGATGCAGAAATCTGATAAT GACTCTAAGCAGCTGAGCGTAACAAATGTCAAAACTTTGAAAATGAATGACGATGTCCTTGCAGTAACCATCAGTCCAACTGGGAATCATATTGCTGTTGCTCTCTTGGATGGCGCAGTCAAG GTCTTCACTATGGACTCACTGAAGTTTGCCCTTACCCTTTATGGCCACAAACTTCCAGTTCTCTGCATGGATATATCATCCGATGGAGTTCTAATAGTTACTGGTTCTGCAgacaaaaatttgaaaatttgggGTATGGATTTTGGTGACTGCCATAAGTCTATATTTGCCCACACGGACAG TGTGATGGATGTTAAGTTTGTTTCTAAAACACATTATATGTTCAGTGTTGGGAAAGACCGCACTGTAAAGTACTGGGATGCTGATAAATTCGAGTTGTTGTTAACACTGGAAGGACACCATGCTGAAGTTTGGTGTCTTGCCATCAGCAGTCGTGGTGATTTTATTGTAACAGGTTCTCATGACCGCTCTATTCGGCGTTGGGATCGTACTGAAGAACAACTCTTCATTGAG GAAGAGCAAGAGAAAAGGTTGGAGGAAACTTTCGAGGCTGATTTAGATAGTGCTATGGACCACAAGTATGGGCAAAAAGATGGTGCTCCTGATGAGGGTTCTGTAGGTGTTCCTGGTAGGAAAACCAAAGAGACAGTAACTGCTGCTGATGCAATTATTGATGCACTTGACACTGCCGAGGAAGAAGTAAAACGCCTTGATCAGCACCAG GAAGGACAAAATAATGGGAATGGAACTACATTTCAACCCAATGTTATAATGCAAGGGCAGTCACCATCGGATTATGTTTTGAATGTAGTTTCAAATGTTCGTCCAAATGACTTGGAACAGGCTCTCCTT TCATTGCCATTCTCAGATGCACTTAAGATCATGTCTTACTTAAAGGAGTGGTCTATGGTTCCTTTGAAG GTTGAGCTTGTTTGTAGGGTTTGCCTAGTGCTGCTTCAAACACACCACAGCCAATTAACTACGACACCATCTGCAAGATCGATACTTACAGAACTGAAAGGCATTCTTTACAGTAGAGTAAAG GAATGCAAGGATGCTATAGGTTTCAACCTTGCTGCAATGGATCATATAAAA GAATTGTTGGCCATGAGATCAGATGCTCCCTTCCGAGATGCAAGAGCGAAGCTGATGGAGATCAGGCAGGAACAATCAAGACGATCGGATAGGTCAGATGGGgctgaaaaaaggaaaaagaaaaagcgaaGAACATCCGGTGAGAGCTGA
- the LOC4331645 gene encoding cell division cycle protein 48 homolog → MASQGEPSSSSDPKGKKDFSTAILERKKSPNRLVVDEATNDDNSVIGMHPDTMEKLQLFRGDTVLLKGKKRKDTICIVLADDTCEEPKIRMNKVVRKNLRVRLGDVVSVHQCPDVKYGKRVHILPIDDTVEGITGNLFDAFLKPYFLEAYRPLRKGDLFLVRGGMRSVEFKVIETDPAEYCIVAPDTEIFCDGEPIKREDEERLDEVGYDDVGGVRKQMAQIRELVELPLRHPQLFKSIGVKPPKGILLYGPPGSGKTLIARAVANETGAFFFLINGPEIMSKLAGESESNLRKAFEEAEKNAPSIIFIDEIDSIAPKREKTHGEVERRIVSQLLTLMDGLKARSHVIVMGATNRPNSIDPALRRFGRFDREIDIGVPDEVGRLEVLRIHTKNMKLAEDVDLEHIAKDTHGYVGADLAALCTEAALQCIREKMDIIDLEDETIDAEILNSMAVTNDHFKTALGTSNPSALRETVVEVPNVSWEDIGGLENVKRELQETVQYPVEHPEKFEKFGMSPSKGVLFYGPPGCGKTLLAKAIANECQANFISVKGPELLTMWFGESEANVREIFDKARQSAPCVLFFDELDSIATQRGSSVGDAGGAADRVLNQLLTEMDGMNAKKTVFIIGATNRPDIIDPALLRPGRLDQLIYIPLPDDQSRLQIFKACLRKSPVAKDVDLNALAKYTQGFSGADITEICQRACKYAIRENIEKDIEMEKRRKDNPEAMEEDEVDDIAEIKAAHFEESMKYARRSVSDADIRKYQAFAQTLQQSRGFGTEFRFADQPASGAGAAADPFASAAAAADDDDLYS, encoded by the exons ATGGCGAGCCAGGGagagccctcctcctcctccgatcc gaaggggaagaaggattTCTCGACGGCGATCCTCGAGAGGAAGAAGTCGCCGAACCGGCTGGTGGTCGACGAGGCCACCAACGATGATAACTCCGTCATCGGGATGCACCCCGACACCATGGAGAAGCTCCAGCTTTTCCGCGGCGACACTGTGCTGCTCAAG GGTAAGAAGAGAAAAGACACCATCTGCATTGTTCTTGCTGATGACACCTGCGAGGAGCCGAAGATCAGAATGAACAAGGTTGTCAGGAAGAACCTGAGAGTACGACTTGGTGATGTCGTGTCTGTTCATCAATGCCCAGATGTCAAATACGGCAAGCGTGTGCACATACTTCCAATTGATGATACTGTTGAGGGCATCACCGGAAACTTGTTTGATGCCTTCCTGAAAC CGTACTTCCTTGAAGCATACCGTCCTTTGAGGAAAGGAGACCTTTTCCTTGTTAGGGGTGGGATGAGAAGTGTTGAATTCAAAGTTATAGAGACTGACCCTGCAGAGTACTGCATTGTTGCACCTGATACGGAGATATTCTGTGATGGTGAGCCTATTaagagggaggatgaggaaagaCTTGATGAAGTTGGTTACGATGATGTTGGTGGAGTTAGGAAGCAGATGGCCCAAATCAGAGAACTTGTTGAGCTCCCATTGCGCCATCCCCAACTTTTCAAGTCTATTGGTGTGAAGCCTCCAAAGGGCATACTGCTTTATGGACCCCCTGGCTCTGGAAAGACCCTCATTGCTAGAGCTGTTGCTAATGAAACAGGTGCTTTCTTCTTTCTGATTAATGGCCCGGAGATTATGTCAAAGCTAGCAGGAGAAAGTGAGAGTAATCTCAGGAAGGCATTTGAAGAAGCTGAGAAGAATGCACCATCAATCATTTTCATCGATGAGATAGACTCCATAGCACCAAAGAGAGAGAAGACCCATGGAGAAGTTGAGAGGCGCATCGTTTCACAGCTGTTGACTCTTATGGATGGGCTCAAAGCTCGTTCCCATGTCATTGTCATGGGTGCTACAAACCGGCCAAACAGTATTGATCCTGCTCTCAGAAGGTTTGGTAGGTTCGATCGGGAGATTGACATTGGTGTTCCTGATGAAGTTGGGCGGCTTGAAGTTCTTCGGATTCACACCAAAAACATGAAGCTGGCTGAAGAT GTTGACCTGGAACACATTGCCAAAGACACTCATGGGTATGTGGGTGCTGATCTTGCTGCTCTTTGCACTGAGGCTGCTCTCCAATGCATCCGTGAGAAGATGGATATTATAGATCTTGAGGATGAGACCATAGATGCTGAGATACTTAACTCGATGGCTGTTACAAATGATCACTTCAAGACTGCACTAGGGACAAGCAACCCGTCTGCTCTCCGTGAAACT GTTGTTGAAGTTCCAAATGTCTCTTGGGAGGATATTGGTGGACTGGAGAATGTCAAACGGGAGCTGCAGGAG ACTGTCCAATATCCAGTGGAGCATCCTGAGAAATTTGAGAAGTTTGGCATGTCTCCGTCCAAAGGTGTTCTGTTCTATGGCCCTCCTGGCTGTGGTAAGACTTTGTTGGCCAAGGCAATTGCTAACGAGTGCCAGGCTAACTTCATTAGTGTCAAGGGACCTGAGCTGCTTACCATGTGGTTTGGTGAGAGTGAGGCCAATGTGCGTGAGATTTTTGACAAGGCTAGGCAGTCAGCTCCTTGTGTCCTCTTCTTTGATGAGCTTGACTCAATTGCTACCCAG AGAGGAAGCAGTGTTGGTGATGCCGGAGGTGCTGCTGATAGAGTGCTGAACCAGTTGTTGACTGAGATGGACGGCATGAACGCGAAGAAAACCGTGTTCATTATTGGTGCTACTAACAGGCCAGATATCATTGACCCTGCCTTGCTAAGGCCAGGGCGTCTTGATCAGCTTATCTACATTCCTCTGCCTGATGATCAATCTAGGCTGCAGATCTTCAAAGCTTGCCTCCGGAAGTCACCTGTGGCCAAGGATGTAGACCTGAATGCTCTTGCCAAATACACCCAAGGTTTCAGTGGTGCTGATATTACAGAAATCTGCCAGCGTGCATGCAAATACGCCATCAGAGAGAACATTGAAAAG GACATCGAGATGGAGAAGCGGAGGAAGGACAACCCTGAAGccatggaggaggacgaggttGATGATATTGCTGAGATCAAGGCGGCTCACTTCGAGGAGTCGATGAAGTACGCACGCCGGAGTGTGAGTGACGCCGACATCCGCAAGTACCAGGCCTTCGCCCAGACTCTGCAGCAGTCTCGTGGGTTCGGCACCGAGTTTAGGTTCGCTGACCAGCCAGCgtctggcgccggcgccgccgctgaccCCTTCgcatccgctgccgccgcagctgACGATGATGATTTATATAGTTAG
- the LOC4331646 gene encoding ras-related protein RABF1, with product MGCSSSVPARSTGGLNNISNDNSATDSKDLRAKLVLLGDSGVGKSCIVLRFVRGQFDPTSKVTVGASFLSQTLALEDSTIVKFEIWDTAGQERYAALAPLYYRGAAAAVVVYDITSPESFSKAQYWVKELQKHGSPDIIMVLVGNKADLHENRHVSSQEAQEYAEKNNMVFIETSAKTADNINQVFEEIAKRLPRPTAS from the exons ATGGGTTGCTCCTCCTCCGTGCCag CTCGAAGCACTGGAGGGTTGAACAATATTAGCAACGATAACTCCGCTACTGATTCAAAGGACTTGCGTGCTAAG TTGGTATTGCTTGGTGACTCTGGTGTAGGGAAAAGTTGCATTGTTCTTCGCTTTGTTCGTGGTCAGTTTGATCCCACTTCCAAG GTAACTGTCGGTGCATCATTTTTATCACAAACATTGGCTTTGGAGGACTCAACAATAGTGAAATTTGAAATATGGGATACCGCTGGACAAGAGAG GTATGCTGCCTTGGCACCTCTTTACTACAGaggagctgctgctgcagttGTTGTCTACGACATAACTAGTCCAGAATCATTTAGCAAAGCACAATACTGGGTGAAG GAACTTCAAAAACATGGTAGTCCTGATATTATCATGGTTTTGGTTGGTAATAAAGCTGATCTACATGAAAATCGACATGTATCTTCTCAG GAAGCACAAGAGTATGCAGAGAAGAATAATATGGTTTTCATCGAGACATCAGCAAAGACAGCTGATAATATAAACCAAGTATTTGAG GAAATTGCGAAGAGGTTGCCCAGGCCAACGGCGTCTTGA